In the Octopus bimaculoides isolate UCB-OBI-ISO-001 chromosome 7, ASM119413v2, whole genome shotgun sequence genome, CCATTCATTCATACCCAAATGTTATTCCTCCCACCATTTACCCaaacatttttttgaaatcaatttatacttaaaacctccccagacacataagcaatgtgcatgtgaagtttaagaaaaatCGGTTGAGCCATTTTGGCACAAAACGAGGacataccgatacacacacacacacagacactttcagttttaatatgtaagatatatacataataatatataaatgtacatgcatgtatggatacacaattataaatacatagtAAATCCTATACAGATGCACTTCCATACATGTACATTCAATGGACCCctacacatatgcagatatacatgtatacacatgcatatatatatatataNNNNNNNNNNNNNNNNNNNNNNNNNNNNNNNNNNNNNNNNNNNNNNNNNNNNNNNNNNNNNNNNNNNNNNNNNNNNNNNNNNNNNNNNNNNNNNNNNNNNNNNNNNNNNNNNNNNNNNNNNNNNNNNNNNNNNNNNNNNNNNNNNNNNNNNNNNNNNNNNNNNNNNNNNNNNNNNNNNNNNNNNNNNNNNNNNNNNNNNNNNNNNNNNNNNNNNNNNNNNNNNNNNNNNNNNNNNNNNNNNNNNNNNNNNNNNNNNNNNNNNNNNNNNNNNNNNNNNNNNNNNNNNNNNNNNNNNNNNNNNNNNNNNNNNNNtatatatatatataataataatacaaagaatatatatacatgtatacacacatatatgtacatacttacatctacatgtgtatatacatgcatatcagggtacaggacgttagaacaataaactacagacaacggaacgaacacataggaaaacggaaagccacttggaatatcccttcatcagctgtctctattctatctagacgtatatatatatatatatatatatgagagagagagaagttagacataagaggaattggttactgtgtgcaagagaaaagactgtgctggtttggtcatgtgatgcagatggatgccaagaactccataaagaagtgtcaatctctCAAAGCGTATGGTACACATGGAAGTGGGACACCCAGacagacatgagatgaagtactgaagaataaCCTCAGgagctgaacctttcaggcaagatgacaaaggactgggacACTTGGCACCTtgccatactcaagaagaccttatatcctgcagcagaagtgttaagactgatcctTTCGGTTGTATCACgccattaagaagggcatccaaccacagaaaccatgccaaaacagactggagtctggtgcagctccccagctctgATCACACCATCCAGCTCCTGCCAGCATtggcaacagacattaaatgatgatgatgattcagttatGTACAGACTTTacatataaatgaacaaatacaATCAGAACAAAATATACAGAATCATACAtgcttatttaaatatacatacatacacttatacatgcatacatatagtcatgCACACAATTATTAGCACCCCTTGTCAAAGACAGGTTTTTATTGACATTTTCACTAAAATTAGATATCTAAAAAAATGCTCTTATGTCACAGTAGTATGAACAACTAAAGCCTAAATTTTGCCAAAGAGGACATCTGATGATGTTTAATATGGTAATTTCAGCCAATAAAAATTTCAAGTATGATTCAAAACTATTGGCACCTACATAATTTGAATATTGCATTGCAAAAACAACTGATTGGGTTACAATATAAGAATACATGCCATATAAGAGGTTACATCATTCTGACGAAGTTCTAAAATCCAGAAATTTCTAGAATAGGAGGCAAGGCTACATGACATCActtgaaaaatgtttttgtaaCCTTCTTTTGGTCAACAAACTATTTTATCTGCAACATCATGGAAAAGGTGCAGGAGAACAGTTATGACTTAAGAAGAAGACAGCTGATGCTCACACTGCTGGAGATGGATATCAGACAGTATCTAAGAATTACAATATGGCTATTCAACTGTTCACAGCATAATCATGAATCATTGAGATACCGGTTTGTTGGAGAATAAAGTAGATGCAGGAGGAGTAAACTCTTTTCAGAGCGAGATTAGCAAACCGTTAATTAAAATGGTCAACAATGATCCAAAGataacaatgacagtgatgaagGCAAATTTGACAGCTACTAGCATTTCAACCGCTATGCTTTTAGAACTCATCTCTATAGCTAATTAAGGTAATAAAAGGTATCAACTACTACTAAGGAACCTTCCAAGCAGTTGAAAGTAATCTATTTCACATGGATGCTTAGTGCTGCTGATCAAGTACTGTAAAAACCTGTGTAATTTACATACttttttgcaaaaacaaaaataaactctaGTGGGggtgtaaattacatgagtagatcatttccagaatttttttagaaatttttttgttgaaaaatgatatacaaatgtaaacatttgtaccggaagttgactcatttaatatcagaataggtttttatagaaaaaatataatgaagttgacttttatttatgctgggcggtataatgcttactttttctgtacaaatttactaaaaccattaaatggttaactacttctTGAAGTTTGACATTCACGCTGTAATCACTCtccgggccatattttacattgcagATGCGAACATTATTGAACCTAGTAACTCCACTTGGAGATCGCAAGTGTTAGTTGttcaagaaaaataaagcaaagaatGGTGATTGAATACTCAGAGACGATTAACAAATTTACACAGCTACCCCCTTCCTAAAATTGATAAGTTAGTGAACACTATCGCTAAGTATAAAGTCTACAGTACTATAGACTTACGTTTGGCATACAATCAGATTCCTCTATCAGAGAAAGACCATCAATTCACTGCCTTTGAAGCTGATGGTAAATTATGGCATTATACTAGGATGCCATTCAGAGTAACTAATGGCAGCACATGTTTGCAACATATAATGGACGACTTTGTGAGTAAATACAAACTGCGAGATACGTTCCCATTCATAGACAATTTAACCATATGTGGGAAAGATCAAAATGATCACGATAAAAATTTAGGAAAATTTGAAATGGCAGCAAAAAGTGAAGGGCTTACCATGAATGAAGACAAATGTGTTTACTCAACAACTCTTGACTTTCTTGGATACCGTATCTCACACAATACCCTCAGCCCTGACCCAGAAAGACTTGCTCCACTCCTCAATCTTCCTACACCAACTGACCAGAAATCATTAAAACGTATAGTcggtatattttcttattatgttAAGTGGATCTCCAAATTTTCGAACAAAATATATCCTCTAAATAACGTATTAAAATTTCCTCTAAACAACCAACAAGTAAAAGCATTTGAGTCATTAAAGGTAAAACTAGCCAATGCTGCCATTCAAGTAATAGATGAGAACATTCCATTTACTGTTGAGACGGAGGCTTCAGATTTTTCCATATCTGTGACACTAAATCAAGATGGAAGGCCAGTCGCATTCCATTTTCATACACTGCAAGGTAGCGAACAGTACCACTACTCAGTTGAAAAGGAAGCCCAAGCAATTATTGAATCAATTCATCATTGGAGACACTTTCTTCTAGATAGACATTTTACATTAATAACTGTTGCATTCATGGATAATTATAAAGCAACgagcaaaattaaaaatgataaaattatgagATGGCGCATTGCGTTATCTCCATACTCATATGATATTCACTATTGCCCAGGATCCAGCAACATCACTCCAGATGCATTCACAAGGGTACGCTGTTCAGCAATTAGTTCACATTCACTTTATGAGTTACATGCAGCACTGTGCCATCCTCGTGTAGTACGCCTTCATCATTTCGTCCACAGTAGAAATCTTCCATATTCATTAGAGAACGTGAAACAAATATGTAGGAATTGCTCTATATGTCAAGAAGTGAAACCACAATATTATAAACCAGACTCAGTTAACTTAACTAAGGCCATGCAGCCCTTCAAGTGAATTTCCATCAATTTCAAAGGTCCGATTCCTTCCATGAAGCATCCTTATCTCCTAACAATACTTGACGAGTACTCTCGGTTTCCGTTTGGTTATCCAGTATCTGACAAATCAGCTCAGACtgtaataaagtgtcttacaGACTTGTTCTCAGTTTTTGGTATGCCCAGTTGTGTATGTTCAGATCGTGGAACTGCCTTTATGTCTAGAAGTTGCAATGTAAGGACATTGCAACGAGTAGGAGGACACCATACAATCCCACTGAGAACAatcaagtagaaagatataatgGTATTATTTGGAAGTCAGTACTACTCTCTTTGAAAACCCATGCCCTTCCAGTATCTTCATGGGAAACAGTTCTTCCAGATGCGTTGCATTCAATCAGATCTCTACTTTGTACGTCCTCATGGACATCTTTTTAACTATCAAAGACGTTCAGCAGCAGGAACATCTATGCCAACATGGCTTCTTAACCCAGGACCTGCGCTTGTTCAAAGGAACAATCACACTAACAAGTATGACCCTATTGTGGACCAAGTTGATTTAATCGAAGCCAACCCCCAATACGCTCACGTCCATTATCCAGATGGTTGCGAAACCACAGTATCCACAAAACAATTGGCATCACCAGGGAAGATTAACCCAACTGATAACCTAACCCAAACATGTCCCTCAAGAGCCAGACAGGGAGCCAACTGAAATTTCTCCTCCTCCTAGAGATAACTgtcaagaacaaaaagaagaatcCCCTCAGCAGTGTCGATCACAAAGGATTCGGTAAGCCCCAGAAAGGCTTGATCTATGATTTGTTTCCCTTCTTTTTCCAAGAGAGAGTGAATGTTATGCAAATAACACTGATATAAAGAGCATGTGCATgacaggaagaggaagagagagaacagCCATTCAGAATAACATACAGGACTGTGACtaaaaattagtttctttgaACCAGGATTTACTGGTTATACATTACATGTTTATTGGTAATTTAACTTATTTTGCAACAATTGTGCATATTTATTCATCAGCTATGTTTTTGtagataagaattatcaacaacttttcctgtgattgtgatttgagaaggcatacagaagtatgctaaagatcagcataatctcttgtgggcaagaaatgtaaaatacagtttattataaacacaaacactttgtaatttaatagcctTCAATGTGacacctgttaaacagaaattatttttatttaatcaaaatttaataaaatctaatcataagtaagtgaaattatgctaaatacaactaaataaaaAACCTTTTTTCCCTGGCCAtatcggcaattctgaaaacttttaggTGTGAATTtgacatgagtagaagctttttttttaataatttttatcctgaaaatcacctacataaattacacaggtgcgcaaattacatgggtttttatggttggactATTAACTCAGGGGTTACAAGTTCAAATCCATTGCAGGCACTTCAATGGTTTTGTCCATGCCACTGTCATTAATACAAACTAAATTATCTGGGAAGGCTGAGAAAGACCAGCATCCTTTCCATGTAACAACGTATCATCCATTTAATACCATGGAAATAGAGCTAAGTATCAGCTCTTAAAATATCTCCATCAATCTTGTTTATGAAGAGATTTCTTAGTTAAACCCACTGAAGAGGGAGACTGCGGAAGATATAGGCTGAAGTAATAAAAAGTGAGCTGAAGATGTTGCACCTCACAgtaaagatgacaaaggactgtcCTGATGAGTGATATGCAGTACAGGAAAAGACCTGACCACTCATAGTGAAATATACATTGAGATGATGGTAGTGACAAAAGCTGGtgatatatacagatacgcatccatacatgtgcacacatacccctacacatatgcatatatatatatatatacacatgcacatcatcatttaatgtctgtcttccatgcatgcatggctaggacagttgacaggagctgtccaggTAGAAGACTTCCTCAGGCTACTGTGTCTGCTTTGACAGGGATTTTatagcccttcctaacaccaaccactctgcaaagTGGACTCAGTgcgttttacatggcactagaacaggtgaggttagttttggcatgattgttacagctggatgcccttccaaatatcAGCcgttttacagtgtggactggatgctttttatgaggcaccagcaatgacaaggtcaccaagtaacttgcaaggaaTTTTGGgagggaacttgtgtcagaggatgaaaagtaagagtgtaacagagagaaagaaatgggtgTCTTGCTATGacggagggggcattggaggcaGTGATCTaatgtcaaatgatgaaaggttagagcatgacagagaaagatgcagaaacaggtatcttgctataaaggaggtacatggttacccaacaagcaagagtgagaaagagagagaagagaaaggtacaagaggacagaaacaggtccGCTGATATAAAGAAGATATTTGGTTACGTAGTCAAAGGGAAATGCAAGAGGGGCCAGAATGATCAAGACTGAGGGCAAAAACAagtgtgctgctgtagaggagatatatggctacccagccagaggaaagagtgaggaaaagagagaaagagtgggaaacagcaaaagtgcaagagagagTAGGAAGATGATGAAGTGCCAGGATATATTCACAAGTAAAaaggatcagagcatagatgCGATGGTAGAATAAGGAAGAGAGAGGTATGGTAGTCATAATATACATGGTCAGGTATTGCCAAGAAAGTATAAGTAGGGAGTAGAGATTGCTGTGACTTGCAAAAACTTGGATATAAAAATGGGGTGGGGGAAAGCAGCAATACAATGAGCAAGAAGGGCAGGGAAGGGGATTGGAAGACAATCATAGTTTATAAAGAGGAAATGTAAGAGAAAGATGCAGTTTTTGATgaggagatgtagtttggtttcttagggtagggtgtgtgaaaagtttgttGTTACATGTAGGTGGGACACAATGCTTCTAGTGCTCAGTTTTGCTGATGCGGGCAGGTCTTCTCTAGAACCCCCTATCACcaaacatctcagtccattgtcttTTCCTTTGTGAACCTAACATCctaagatcagtcctcaccacttcatctcatgtcttcctgggtctccctcttccacaggtgccaTCAATTTTTAATGACAGACACTTCTGTATACAGCTTTtactcatatgcatcacatgtccaaaccaacacaTTCTCCTCTCCTGCATGCCACATTTAATCCCTTTTATGTCTAACTTTTCTTTTAACACAGTTATGCTTTGTcagtcatgcacactgatgttgcagaTTAAACAGGGCATACTACCTTCTTgctgtgtgcaagaaagaagattgcactggtttgatatacatttatatatcattttattttaaagtctactttttcatgctagcatgaatcAGGCAAGAGTATGTTGGAGTAgagatttctatggctggatgcctgtTCAACAGCTAATATTTTAAACACATgcatcaaaaagaaaattaagttcGTATGTAGTTAGAAAATTAGATATTCACCAAAGTAGTGCCCAAATTTTCAATAACAGGAATTTTATAGCCTGAAATACAATAAGACAATTTTATTAGGAGAGCcaaatttatgtaattatataagtgGTTCCCAACATTTACTCAAATGACACTCATGTTTATTCAATGTAAAGCAGTAAAAAATGTAGTTCATTGTTAATAACTGTACAAAAATTAGAGAAAATACAGGAGTTGTTTGTGCTTTTTGAAATATATACGCTTTCAAATAGCGAcaaaattttagaatattttgtcACTCAATAAACTGACTAAAAATACAGGCCTCACCACTGAAATGTTGCGACATTTGAGCTAGGAAGCAGTTGTGTGTCTGAAACAGTTTATTTacaattgtttgttgttaatatttaaaattcataggcggcgagctggcacaaccgttagtacgccggacaaaattcttagcggcatttcgcccttctttacgttcaaattccgctacattgcctttcatcctttaggaattgatacaataagtaccaattgagaagtattaccaatgtaatcgacttactccaacccccgaattgctggctttgtgtcaaaatttgaaaccaatatttaaaactcacacatagtttttaaaaaattatttttgtcaaaGCTTCAAGTTAAAACAACAAATTTCATTAATCTAACTTGtctatattgatttttatacaaATTGTACGTAACAGAACAATTTGAAAATGCACAAAAGTTTCATTTTTCAGCTAGTATtaagttaattttttaatttcatgaCGCATAAAGAGAGTTATACatgtatgataataatattcttttgagATAATAACACGAACATAAATTTATTAAGCGATATCATTAGAAATTAGAAAGTTTGTTGATTAAAGAAAAGATCAAGAAGGAAACATGATTACCTCGGAGATCTAATTCACGGTCTCTAACCGGGTTGGTATATTGAGCTGAATGTTCTATTAAGTCAGCAGATAGTTTAACCATTGTTGTTTGTTTAAGCCAACAAATTATTATCTTAACCactctaaatataataataataataatacacagtCAGGTTGTTGAAAAGTATTTAACAACACACTCGTAAGTTTCAATTAGCAATAGAATAGAGGCCAAACACATGGAAGATTAATGGCGAATTGCGCCTGCGCGAAATAAGGGAGGTAATTCTGGTGAATTATCGTTGGGGGCGCTACTGAGTTTTTTAGCGTCTTCTTCTCGTCTTCCCTTTATAAGCAGACGACAGACAATCATTTGTTATCGCACTTCAATGGAAtgttaaatacttttatataaaaagaaaccagTTCAGGCATTGCGTACAAGATGCAAAGTACTTTAGCATCGATGTCTCAAGTCTATGAGAAGACTGATCAAAATTTGGCAAACAGTTCTGAGTCTACAAACTATGGTCTCAGTTTAACAAAAAAACTTAAAATGCCTCTTATTATGCATAAAAGTACAACTCTGCTTCAAACGTTCCAAGAAAATCTAGTctctaaagaaaaaacaaaacaagagaaacaatcATTAAATACTCAAGATGTAGAATGCAAACTATTTTCCCTGCATAGCCGACTCCGACAGGAAGCTGAAAAGATAAGGGAGTGGAAACTTTCCACAGAAGctgaaagcaaacaaaaagagaaaaagataggggAATTGACCCAAACTATTGAGAATCTTAGAAAATCTTTCATAGAATtgcaaatagaaaatgaaaacttaAGTCAAAAGATGCAAGAAGAAATTAGCAATAgagaagaaattttgaaaaaaattgattttactCGAAAAATGTGTAACATTGTCAAAGAACATTCTCAAACTGTAGAGAATAAAATGATGCAATGTGAAGCAGAAagcaatgaattaaaatataaagaaagagaacattttgaaaaatttgaagaacTTTCAGTAAAATTCaatgatttaaatatttcagctaaagatgaagaaaataaattaaaaaatgaaattaataatatttttcaggAGAAGGAAAAGCAGAGAAAAGTTTTAGAAAAGAGGATAGCAGATATGCAGAATATCAATAAGGAGTTACAGAATGAAATTTGTTGTAGAAATGAAAAGTTGGAACAATTAAATAAAGATTTACGTGATGCTGAAGAGGAGAAAGATCAACTAAAGTTTGATTATGAAGAATCTAAAAAAGGTCTTTCAGAAGTGGAATTTAAATACACAACCCTTAAATTTGAATCAACTGAGAAAAGTAAtgaagctttattaataaaggCTTCTTTAGAAAATCTTTTAAAAGAAGCAAATGAAGTTTACGAAAAACTAGAAAAAGAATATGGAgaattaaatgttaaatatacatcagcaaataaaatgattgaagacTTGAAGAGTGATAAAGATATCTTAGTTTTGGAGAATGCAGAGTTGAGTGAAAATCTAAAACAAGAAATAAGCCATAAAGACAATCTACTGGCCCAGTTAAATTCCAAATCTGCCAAGATAAATAACCTCAATAGCAACATTATATTGTTAAATGATGAAGTAGTCAATGCAAAGGCTTTAAATGTGGATGCTGCTGATAtgcatgaaaaaacaaaagaaaaacttgaaactttagaagaaaaatacaaaaccctAAGCAATGAGTCAGAAGTACTAAAAGGCAAATTTCAAGAAAAAGTGGAACAATTAAATGAGGCCTTGAAAAACATTGAAGAACTTAGAAAAACATCTTCAGTTGAATCTAATGAACTGACAAAAATTATATCAGAgctaagaaatgaaaataatctgcTGGAGGATGAAATATCTAATctaaaaacacaaatgaaaaatcATGAAAGTAAATATTCTTCTCACATtggcaaattaaataaaacaattgaaGAAAATGCAATTTCAGTTAGTAAATATGCAGATATAGTGaaggcaaaagaaacagaaattgaagaaTATAAAGGTAAACTTCaaacaatacaaaaagaaattaatgaatgtcaACAAGAAAAAGTAGTCTTAATGGGTTATCAAGAAGAACTCAAACAAATgacaattttgaaagaaaatgcaaTTCAAGATAAGGAGAGAATTTTAAAAGTAAGTGAAAATCAAAAAGAAGAAATGGTGAATACTCTtgaaaagtataaaaaagaaaatcagaaaatatttgacATTAAGACTAAAGAAATCTAcgcaaagaatgaaaatgaaatcaaagaacaaaaattgaaacatgaaaatgatttgaaagaaaaaacaagtgaATTTGAGAAAGAGATCTTACAGTATAAAAGTGAAATTTCTGAACTAAAACAGAATATCCAATATCAAATGGAGAACAATATCCAGCTtgaagaaaaaatagatataatgctaaaggagaaagaaaatatgaaaaaggaaatgTATGAAAATACTATGAAAACAGTGTTTCCGACAAGAAAACAACCTCAAGTGGCAGTCCTGATGACACCACAACATCCAATTAATATGACACCTTCAAGAATAGATGTTAATTCCTttaaatcaaacttcttaacttcCAAGAAGAGAAAAGT is a window encoding:
- the LOC106883952 gene encoding synaptonemal complex protein 1, giving the protein MQSTLASMSQVYEKTDQNLANSSESTNYGLSLTKKLKMPLIMHKSTTLLQTFQENLVSKEKTKQEKQSLNTQDVECKLFSLHSRLRQEAEKIREWKLSTEAESKQKEKKIGELTQTIENLRKSFIELQIENENLSQKMQEEISNREEILKKIDFTRKMCNIVKEHSQTVENKMMQCEAESNELKYKEREHFEKFEELSVKFNDLNISAKDEENKLKNEINNIFQEKEKQRKVLEKRIADMQNINKELQNEICCRNEKLEQLNKDLRDAEEEKDQLKFDYEESKKGLSEVEFKYTTLKFESTEKSNEALLIKASLENLLKEANEVYEKLEKEYGELNVKYTSANKMIEDLKSDKDILVLENAELSENLKQEISHKDNLLAQLNSKSAKINNLNSNIILLNDEVVNAKALNVDAADMHEKTKEKLETLEEKYKTLSNESEVLKGKFQEKVEQLNEALKNIEELRKTSSVESNELTKIISELRNENNLLEDEISNLKTQMKNHESKYSSHIGKLNKTIEENAISVSKYADIVKAKETEIEEYKGKLQTIQKEINECQQEKVVLMGYQEELKQMTILKENAIQDKERILKVSENQKEEMVNTLEKYKKENQKIFDIKTKEIYAKNENEIKEQKLKHENDLKEKTSEFEKEILQYKSEISELKQNIQYQMENNIQLEEKIDIMLKEKENMKKEMYENTMKTVFPTRKQPQVAVLMTPQHPINMTPSRIDVNSFKSNFLTSKKRKVVFNSDDMILVSDSDSSVSEYQKNDKITIRTPLLKQHQKNINSPKKDNVSDHKLEEVVLTTENQQNLENNISARSRKTRILTGNNKTKKSPVKQNLNTVKPKRANVKKSETQPVKKFFKSPKSKRSPASSIDKYAWFDMDSVFGFGSDD